The genome window GGGATAGGACGAGACTCTGGGGTCCTTTTTGTAAATCAGGGGAGGCCAGGTTTGGCGCCACCACGCCGAACGAAGACTCCATTGCCTACGACCGATCGTTGCGAGGGCAACGGAGGGTTGAAGGTTAGGTTACTACGTTAACTTTCGTTTCTCAGCCTCAATGAACATCCGCACACGCGGCATTCGGGCGAGCGCGTAACATAGACATCGCGCGCCGACATGCAAGAGGAATTTTGACCGGTTTTGGTTTTGCCTGGACGGGGGTTCCGACATAACCTCCGCCCCCTATGTTCTCGCATGTTGTTATCTTTTGGACGGATCCGGAGAAACCCAAAGCCGTGGATGAACTGATGGCGGGCGCCGAGCGTTACCTGAAATCAATCCCGGGCATCATTCACTTTCATCTGGGGCGCATGACGCGGAGTCACAGGCCAGTCGTGGACCAAACTTATCAGGTAGCCCTGAACGTCGTATTCGACTCCAAAAAGGCCCAGGACGATTACCAGGTGCACCCGTTGCACGTGGAGTTCGTGGAAAAGGTGTTCAAGCCGAATTGCAAAAAGGTCGTCGTGTACGATTTTGAGTGAGCGTTCCACTCTCTCGTGAGGGAGAGGGGGACGTTAAAACAACTGCGGAGCGAATTCGTGGAGGTATTCGCGCCAGTTGATCCAGGTGTGCCCGCCAGCGGTTTCGTTGAAGACCGGGTTGAAGCCGTGCTTCTTGAGCATGGCGACCGTGGCGCGGGAAGTCTCGATCAGAAAATCGTCTTTGCCCGTCGCCAACCACAATAGTCTGATTCCCTTTTTGAGTTTGGGATTGTCCAAGGCTTCTTTGTGCTGCTCATCCCAGCTCGGCCCCGTCGGCGCCGTGGAAGCGCCGCCACGCCCGCCTCCCGTAATCCCGAAAACGCCCGAACTGTAAACGCCGACATATCCAAACTTGTCCAGGTTCCGGACAGCGATGTTCAAGGTCTGCGCGCCGCCCATGGACAAGCCGGCAATCGCGCGGCTCTTCGGGTCGGTGCGCACGCGGTAATGCTTCTCCACATAGGGCAAGATGTCGTTCTCGAAATCCTGGACGAATTCGTCCGCGGGCGGACGGGCTGGCGTGGCGTTCGTCGAAGTTGTGGTACGGGCGCCGAAGCCGGAAGCGCGGGTGTGGCCCGCGGGCATCACCACCAACATGGGCTTCGCTTTCCCGGCGGCGATGAGATTGTCGAGGATGAAACCGGCGCGGCCTACGGAGGACCAGGATTCATCGCTGTCACCCGCGCCGTGCAACAAATAGAAGACCGGATATTTGCCTTTACCAGTCTCGTAACCGGGCGGTGTATAGATCTGCATGCGCCGGAACTTGCCGAGCGACTTGGAGTAGTAAGTCACGGCCGAAACGGCGCCGCGCGGAACGTCCTTGGCGTCCATAAACTCCTGGCCGGGAACATGGACCAGGCTCCAGGCGTTGTTGTTGGACTCGCTGATCGCCGGACTGCGCGGGTCGATCACCGAGACGCCATCCACGTTGAAGTTGTAGCGGTAGGTTCCGGGACTGATGGGGCCGAGCGTCACTTCCCAAATGCTGTTCGTGCCTTTGGTCATCGTGGCGCCCTGACCGTTGCCGGGAATATCACTGCCGCTCAACCGCACCGCCTCGGCCTTGGGCGCCAGGATGCGGAAAGTAATCTTGCGCTCCGGGGAAACTTCGGGCGAAACCACCTGCGGGCCTTGAGCGCCGCCGCGGCCGCGTTGCGCCTGGGCCGGTGAGATCAAGATCAACGCCGCAGCCAGAGCGGCGCTGAAGCGGGACATTGTTGCAGTGGATGAGTTCATAGTTGTTTCAGTTGTGCCTGAGTGCTGATGGGAATTGAGACAACTTTCCCCGAGGTGTGGTTACAAGTTCGAGCCATGCATACGGCCCATGACCCGAGAACCCGTGCGGACCGCAGCCTTTAAGCTGCTTCCGCGCACTCTCCGCAGTCGAGCGTTGAAGCGGCCTGAAGGCCGCAGTCCAGAGGAAGTCTGCCCTACTCTGCCTCTTCGATCTCGATGTCGAATTCATCGAGGACCTTTTCCGCAACTTCGCCGAGTTCGATATCAAAACGGAATCGGTGGCGCAGCAAGGCGGTCAGAAAGTGCCAGGGCCGGGCTTCTTCCGCCTGCGTCGTGCCGGCAGCCCATTGCTCGATCTGGAACAAATCTTCGCGGTTCATGCCGATCAGCGGCTTGGTCAGGGCCACCTCCCAGATGCGCGCGGTCTTGTCGCGGCTGCCCGTGGCGAGCGTCTTGCCATCGGGCGAAAACGCGACTGAATGCACTTCGTCGGTATGCGCTTCCAGGCTCGCTTTGAGTTGGCCGGTGGACAAATCCCAAAGCCGAACCTTGCGGTCCAGGCTGCCCGTGGCCAACCGCGTGCCGTCCGGAGAAAACGCCAGCGTCATCACCGAAGTTCGATGCCCCTGAAACATTGTCTTCATTTCCCCGTTGGCGACGTGCCAGAGCCGCACGGTGCCGTCCGAGCTGCCCGTCGCCAATGTCCGGCCATCCGGGGAAAACGCCAGCGTACACACCGAACTCAGGTTCCCCGTGAAGGTGGCCTTGCTCGCGCCAGCTTCCGTGTACCACAATCGCACGGTTTCATCATGGCTGCCGGTCGCGAGCACTTGTCCGTCCGGCGAGAAAGCCAGGGACAGGACGGCGCCGCGATGGCCGTTCATAATTGCGCGGCATCGATAGTTCGACAGATCCCAGATTCGCGTCGTGTTGTCGTAGCTGCCCGTGGCGAACGACTGGTCGTTCGCCGAAAAACCGAACGCGGAGATTTTGTCGCTGTGCCCGGCCAGCGTGGCCTTCGATTGCCAAGAACTCAAATCCCACAGCCGGGCGGCATGATCGGTATTCGCGATGGCGAGAGTTCGTCCGTCGAATGAAAACGCCGCCAACGTCGCCAGCCCAATGCGCTTGCCCAGCTTGTCTTTGAGGCGGGCCCCTGGAACGTCCCAGAGAAAGGCCGTGGTGTCGCTGCAAACGGTGGCCAGCGTCCGTCCGTCCGGAGCGAAGGCCAGCGCGCGGACGCCCTGGGTCGGCATTCGAAAGACGTTGCGGCAAAAAGGCGCGGGCAGGAACAAACGCAGCCGTTTGCCTTCGACCGGGCGCAGTTTGCAGAGCTTATCGAAGACCGCGGCATCCGATTCGGCGGCCGGGCGATATCCCGCCTGTTTCAAAACGCCCAGAACTTCTGCGGACCATTCGGGATAAGTCTCGAAGCTGAGCGCCCACAGATCCGCAAATCGTTTGTTTCCCCGCAACACGGTCACGATTGATTCCCATTCCCGTGTGCTCATCTCCGCCAGGACGCGCTTCTGCGGTCCGGATTGAATCGCCTTCGCCAGGTCCGCTCGGCCGCTCAGCCGGACGCGCGCCGCGATGCGATGGCGGATCTCCGGTTCGGCCGTCTCGTAACCAACGCGCAGCAACCGGTGATCGAAGTCCAACGCATCGTAACGTTCGGCCTGGCCCGTCAGGAAATAGAACAGCGCGCGCTTCCCGGCATCACGCGGGGCGTAGGCCTTCTCCCACGCCAGCTCTTGCAGGGCGGGGAATTCACTGCCGATGAGTTGATCGCAAAAATGCTCGATCGCGTCCGGCGCCCGCAATTCGCCCAGAAGGTTCAACGCGAGGGCAACGATCTCGGGATCGGCGTCCCCGCAGGCGTGCATGAGCGCGGTGATGACCGGCGCATCCAGTCTGGCGAGCGCCGTTTTCTGTCCGGTCTTCAAGGCGGTGAGCACGCGCAGTTCGAGTGGAGTTGTCGCGAGCCAGCGGCGTTCGCGCAGAAGCGCCGTCAACGCGTCGTGGCGAGTCTCCTGCCACGCGGCGCAAACGGCATCGATCGATTCGGCGCTCTGCAAGTGGCGCAGGGCGATGGCGACCCGGCGGCGCAAATTGGAATCCGGATGCGTGGCGAGCGCCTTGACCAGGATTTTAATCGCTGTGGCGGACCCGTCGTGTGCCAGAGCGCGAATCGCTTCGCGCTGCAGCCAGCGGCCAAGCAGCGGCGTTGCGCAATAAAGCCAGCGATGGCATTTCTCCAGTTGCCTTGCGTCCAGGTTGCGCTGCACGGAACCGGATTGAACCGTGAAATGATGTCTGGGGACAACAAAAACTGGATCAGGCCATCTTCGCGGCCTGGGGAGCGCACGCGCCCCGCGTGCCGTGGCCGGCGCCCTCGCTG of Verrucomicrobiota bacterium contains these proteins:
- a CDS encoding Dabb family protein, translated to MFSHVVIFWTDPEKPKAVDELMAGAERYLKSIPGIIHFHLGRMTRSHRPVVDQTYQVALNVVFDSKKAQDDYQVHPLHVEFVEKVFKPNCKKVVVYDFE
- a CDS encoding esterase, translated to MNSSTATMSRFSAALAAALILISPAQAQRGRGGAQGPQVVSPEVSPERKITFRILAPKAEAVRLSGSDIPGNGQGATMTKGTNSIWEVTLGPISPGTYRYNFNVDGVSVIDPRSPAISESNNNAWSLVHVPGQEFMDAKDVPRGAVSAVTYYSKSLGKFRRMQIYTPPGYETGKGKYPVFYLLHGAGDSDESWSSVGRAGFILDNLIAAGKAKPMLVVMPAGHTRASGFGARTTTSTNATPARPPADEFVQDFENDILPYVEKHYRVRTDPKSRAIAGLSMGGAQTLNIAVRNLDKFGYVGVYSSGVFGITGGGRGGASTAPTGPSWDEQHKEALDNPKLKKGIRLLWLATGKDDFLIETSRATVAMLKKHGFNPVFNETAGGHTWINWREYLHEFAPQLF